A segment of the Aptenodytes patagonicus chromosome 3, bAptPat1.pri.cur, whole genome shotgun sequence genome:
ACCCAATTCTTCTTTTGTGAAAGGTTCCAGCTTAGTTAGAAGATAACTTTGACTTGCTTTATAGGAATGTTTTCCGAGGCAAGTTGTAACTTTCTGCACCTCGCTGTTTATCAGAAGCCATAATTCATTATTCCCAACaacaagattttctttttgcattaCTGCTGTGAAACATTACCAGTGCATGACCGTAGGAGTAGGCCCATGCCAGTGTTTTAATGGTACACAGCCAATTCTTAACCCATGTCCTTCCTAAAAGTGTGCTTTCCTTCATTGCTGTCATAATTTTCTCTCTGAGATAtctcagctgtttttttccaagcCTTTGTAGTTCCTTGTGTGACTCAACCCACCTAAAATTCTTTAGTTAGGACCAAGCAAAACTATTTATATATAATTGTAAATACGCAGTGAGATCATTAGTGAATATAGTTTCTGACCCTTGGTTTCCAGGACAATTTCCTATAGCAGGACTGATTTCACAGGGTGCACCGAGAAGGCAAAACAACGCCAGCACTTTCGCACGAATGTTTGTATTGCTCTGTGTTAAGGCACTAACGTTTGCTCGTGTCTTACATTGGACAGTTTTACAGTCAAATAGCTGTTTATAAAAGAAACGGAATTCATACCAAGCCTCATCAGACCTGATTCCCCTAACATATACTTGATTGTGAGGTAAAACCCCTAAATTCATCCCTCAAAGAGAGATTCTCCAGGGGACACAACCTAGACCATCTACCGCATCGCAGCCCCCAGTTGCACGTGTTACTATTACACTTGGGTTTTTCTTCACAAGAAGCAAATGCTCAGCTTGGCAAGTGTCAGGTCCTACCTTTGCTGTTGCACAAAGTTGTTGGTGAAGAGCTCGTACGAACAGCAGGAAGGTATGCTGTGTCTTTGGGGTATGTGTTCAAATCAGACTCACCTTCTGAGAAATGGGCTTTTTTTGGTAGGTCGCCCAGCGTACTGTTACCTTTGAAACAGGCACAGATCTCTGCATGGCGGGAAAGCTCCTGGCCTCTCAGGAGCAGGGACACACGGGAGAAGCGAGATCCCATCGTCCCAAGTGAGGTCCCTCAGTCTCTCGCTGCGAGGAGCGGAGGGGCGTTCCTTAGCTGACTGCCTTATTTTGGATGCCAGCCACAGAGTGAGCCCTTCCCCGTACCATGGCTATTTGCTTGCTGCTCAGGAGAAATAAAATGGTAGCGCATGAGacacatttcttttttgaagGCCTAATACCAACAGTTCTTCCCCTCGTTCACTTCTCGACCACCGACACAAAATTTGCTCTGATGGGGGAAGGAGCGGTGCTGGGGCTGAACCCCGCAGCCACGGCGTTCCCGGCTGCATTGCagtatgaaaaacaaatttaCCCAGctagaagagggagaaaaaaatggttcAAATATGAATTTTAAACCTTGCACCTGGTGCAGAAAAAATTGAAACTTATGCTCATTAGGCACTGAAATATGATTTTGGCAAAGGACAGGCATTCAGAACAATTCCTAGCATTTGGaatataaaaattacatttttgggGAAACAAAATAGGgacaaatattaatattttaattattaattgatATTTTAATTGGGAGTAATTTCTGCTAAAATTCAATTAAAGATTTCCAGGTCTTCAAAATTCAAGCTGTTCGTTCTTTTCGTATTTTTCCCCATAGCTTTGTAAACAATCAGGGTttgaaaagcaagtaattttctttctctcaggttttctgtattttttggcTTTATCGCAAATGGTTAAAACATAACTTGTCTCTTTTCGCAGTAGTTGTGACCCATACCATGAAGCTGAGCGTTTCCAAGAGTTGATATTGAAATGAGAACTTACATCTCTGTTAGAAACTAATCTCCCTCCTATGCATCGCCGTCAAAATTAGCAGTTCAGATACATTCACCTGTTTGCGCCTGTGCGCGCCGTACTCAGCAGAAAGCGAGGGAGTAAATGCAGATTACCTTCGCGATAATTTGTTCCTTTCACGTGCCTTTGCCCTCGGCGTTGTTTTAGTTTCTATTAAGTGCAAAAGCATCGCCATTCCCGGCATTTGTAATGACTGAAAATTTCTGGGCAGATTCCGCCTCGGGAGACAACTGATTTTTCCTCCTTCGGTTCACCAGACCTTTCAGTTCCTCTAATTTTGGTACGTCGGACGTCGGACTCCGTGGGATTTGGGGGGCTTACCCAGATCCCCGCCTTTCCCGGAGCCCCGCTTcgccgccggcggcagcgggcagcggggcccgaggaggcggggggcggcgggggcgtcCTGACCGGGGGGCGCGGAGGGACCCGGCCGGAGCGCGGCCCGGCACCGGCGGCGGGGCAGCACCCCGGCACGGCAAGcacatgaaatgaaataaatgaaatcaaaCGAAACGCGGCGGGGGAGGGGCTGTCCCGCTGAGCaaaccccccccccgccgccgctccgctcctccgcaccccgcggccgccggcgggtccctgcgcggccggggcgggcgccgggcgccggacccccccaccccgcgcctcccgccccgctgctcccgggcagccccggctgcaGAAGGGGGCTCTCCccggctccccccacccctgccaccgccgggcccggggctgaACCTCCCCGCCCCGGCGCCCACGGAGCCCCTCCAGCCCCGGCGCCTTTGCTGGAGGGAGCCGCGCtatagggagggagggaggcagggaaggagggcagggaggggggtgTCATCTCAGCCCAGCGCGGTCTCATCCCCCCTCACTCCTCCCACCAATGAGTGGTGCCTCTTAACCCCCGGGAACCTCCCTCCCGCGAAGCACTGCTCCACTTTGCAGAACACGAgttgatgagaaaaaaaataattctcggCCGCGGCCAGCCATGAGCTGTTTGGATGTTATGTACCAGGTCTACGGTCCTCCCCAGCCCTACTTCGCAGCAGCCTACAGCCCCTATCACCAGGTACGTGCGGGGGGCAGCGGTGAAGAGGCAGAGGGTGGGAGGGGTGTCGTCTGGAGGATGGCCGTCTGGGGCCTtaccaaaaggaaaaagggaaaaggagaaggggaggggaaagaggggggggggggggagaagatcTGGGAGCCTGCGATGGTGAGCGGAGCAGAACCGCATCCCACCTTGGCGCGGGGCTCGGCAGGGTACGTACCCCGGCGGCGACCGACGGGCTGCGGGCTGCCTTGGGAGCGAGAGCGCGATTTGAACCCTGCGATGgctttttagggatttttttcttcttttttttctttcttttttcttcctttgccgGGACGGGCTCCGTCCGAGCGCGGCGGCTGGGGGCAGCGATGCCCGGCGGTTTGCCGGGGGCCCGCCGGGGGCGGCGAGGGAGGGCTGCCCGGGGCATCGCTCACCCCCTGTGGGCCGGCatcccggccgccgccgcgggagccACTTCGGGCAGATATTTTACCAGCCGCCTTGGAGCGGGTGCTCCGGAGTCACCCTCTGGAAGTGAGGGAGGCGGGAGTGCCGGGAGGCTGCGGGGTTTCCCCGTTTTGTCGGTGGGGTAGGAAGCCCCGGCCCCCAGGGGGGCAAGGCTGCcgtgcggcggggctgcggggatgctccccgctcccgggctcccggcggcggcggtcGCCTGCGAGACCCGCGGGCATTTCGTGGCCGGGACCCACGTctcgccgccgcgctgcccgcagCTCCGCCCGGGCTGTCGCGGGCATCGATTAATCCCCGGATTTCGATAAAAGGATCCCGCCGGCCGCGGGGATGTTTCGCGGCACGCACCGCCCGTCGTGCGCGGGGAACTGCCCGCCCCGGGCCGCGCACTGTCCCGCGTGGGTCAGGGCTCGTTTCCCCGGGCCGCACCTGCTGCACACCGCTTTCTCTTTCGCCCTCcggttttctcttttttccctccccctttttccttccagaaatgaattccttcctcccccagccaaACGAAAAAGGGGATGGATAGAGACAGCAGCAccccgggcccggggcgggcggcagcccccgccgcgcgGGGCCCGTGCCGGGGCgagcggccccgctccgcgcagcccccgcggctCCGCGCAGCCCCCGGCGTGGCGGCCCGGGTGCCACCTCCAGCGCCTGGCAGCGGGGCCGGAATACCTGTTACAAATAGCAAATGATGTCTTCCCCCACCTTGCCttccccccaccaccagcccACCCCTCCCGCGCACACGGCTTCGTGACATTATTTAGGGGGATGATCATTACCTCAATGGCCGAGCCGGGAGCCAAGTGGAAAGGCGGGCGTCACGAAGGAGTGACATTATTAAATGTCTCGCGTGTCTTGGCCCCGGGGCTCTGACCCGTCCCCTCGGTGCttcccccgccgcccgctccaCGGCTCTGCCCGCAGCGGCCAAGCCCGGGCTCAGCGTCCCATCGCTTATTTCTAAGAAACTCCCAGCAGCTGCGGACACGCTAACGCGGATAAAGAGACGAAGGGAAACATCCAGCAAAATTCCCAACGCCCGCTGTTATCCCACCCAGAGGAATCCAGTAAAAACAGTCCAATCTTGTAGGAAATACCTGGAGCTTCTGGCTGGCCagggaaatgctttttttgcccTGAAATGTGTTTGAGGCTGCCAGTCCAttatttccccccttcctcctcctcgccgctGTGGGTTACAGGACACTCTTCGGGGCAGATTTTGCCAGCAGTCACGTTTGTGCGAGCCGGGGAcctgcccgcgcccccccccccccccacctcgcACCCCCGCATCTCAGCCCCTTGGCGGCCGCCGTCCCCCCAGGAGCCGGCCTGCCAAGTGCCTTCTTGTGCGGGACTTCGTGATGGGGACCCGCGCGTGTatccccccgcccggccgcgcctGCCGCGCATGGAGGCTGTCTTGCTCCATCCCGGCCGGCATCTCTGGGTTTCGCGCCCCCAGCCCGATTTGCAGCCCCTTCGCTGCCTCCCCGCGGCAGGGCAGAAACGCAGCTACGGTGTGGGGGGCGCAGCGGGAGCCCCCCTCGCTGGCGGGCAGCCGGGGGCCAGACTTTTGCATCCTCGCGGAAAGATGGCAGGGGCGGGCTCGGCGCTGCATCCCGGCTGGTACAGGGAGGGCCAGCGCACCTTGCTGCGCTGCGTGACCggctctattttctttccttccctccctccccctttcctccagAAACTCGCATTTTACTCCAAAATGCAAGAAGCCCCGGAGAGCGGCAGCAGCGCCAGCGccagcagctccttctccagCCACCCCGCGGCCAGCATCAAGGAGGAGGACTGCAGTCCCGAGAAGGAGCGACCCCCCGAGGCCGAGTACATCAACTCCCGCTGCGTCCTCTTCACCTACTTCCAGGGGGACATCAGCGCCGTGGTGGACGAGCACTTCAGCCGGGCGCTCAGCCAGCCCAGCAGCTTCTCGATCGGCAGCGCGAAAGCGGCGCGGAACGCCGGCTCCTGGCGGGGTGAGCGCGCAGCGCGGCGCGGTGGGGCGCGGTGGGGCGCGCAGGGcggcgggcccccccccccggggcaccctCCTCCCCTCCGCCGGCCGCGGGTGCCCGGCGGGCAGGCCCTGGGAGCCGGCTGCCCCGGGCCGGGAGCCGCGGGCGGTTCGAcgcttttaggggaaaaaagaaaagaaaaaccccttCTGTTCGCGCCGTGCTTCCCGCTGCCCGTGCCAAGGGAGGCGGTCGGGGGAACGGAACCGCCTTTACAGCGCAGGCGATTTACCTGGCGGGGGCTGCAACCAAACAAGCCGCGGAGGGACCCCCTCGCTGTGGCTGTGGTAAGCGCCTCCCCTGCTGACCCTTGCCGGAGCAGCTTTAAGTCTAGCGCAGTGGTAATCGAAGATgggaacaaagcaaaaagcagatgtGGGAACCATCTCACCAGCTTCCCACTGCTAAAAAACAGACTGTGTGTCTCCCTGTATCTTGCCCTACGTGTATCACCACCCTGgttgctgctggagcagagacAAGGATCCTAAATTTCTGAAAATGAGGGCTTTCAGACCTGCCCACGGCAGCGGCCCTGTGCCAGCAAGGCCAAGGCTGCGGCTGATGCGCAGCTCTCCACAGCCATGCCTGGTTCGCCCTGGACGGGCCCGTGGGGGTACCCAGGGCAGAGGGGAATAACCTTCCCCTCCCTCCGCCCTCCAGAGAGTTAGGGCAGGCACTTCTTTTGAGGCAGTTTTGGGGACCCTCCCTCACGGGGCCACCCGCTCATCCAAAAGCCACTTTCCCAGCCCCTCCATGAATCGCTGTTGGTAGTTTCTAAGAATGAAATAGTAGTTTAAATATTTCACAGGTGAAAGATACTCAGTGCTGGAATTGATGGCAGGAGAGGAGAGTTCTTTGCTTGTCATGAActgcttccctttctcctgagtaATGCCAGGGTGCAGAACTGACGTACCTCCCTGGCAAACGTGTATCAGGAGCATGTTTTTATTTGTCTTGGGAACACTGTGCATTCCCAATTGATAATGCGTAATGTCTATCTCTGTGCTGTTAATAATCACTAGTCCATCTTACATGTGGCTTACCAGGCAAAGAAAATGCAGGTCCTTGTCCTTTGCCCTGCCAATCCCAAAAGATCTGCAGAACGCTTCCCAAATATGTTAGAAAGAGGCATAAGTCCAGTGTAACAGATGGGGGAATTGCCCCCAGATGTTTAGAAAATTCAGGCTGGCCCTTAGTCGCATCTCGTGCTGTTCCTGCCCACTTTGAAACTGCGCTGAGGAAGCAGCCACTCTCCTGGCAGGGTCAGGCATCCTCCGAGGTGCTGGGGTAAATGCTTAGACAAGGAGATTACTATTTAGTAATAGtagacaaacaagaaaaatccaaCCCTGGAAATTGCTGCGGTGCATAATAGCTCTGACTCAGTTTCTACTACTGAGGAAAAGAGATGTTTCCCTCACCTTAGATGACAGCCTTGTCCCTAAATACATATTAAGAGAAACCTGGAGCAAATAGTTTCCATTTCATGGGTAAGCCCTGGGCTAGGTGTGTTGGCTGTTTAGCTGGAAAGGAATCTGTACTCGCCGGGAGCAATTTCTTGTGTTTGGCAGTTGTTTGGGGGATAAAGGGAATGCGACGGTTGATTTGGGGGGATCTGGAGAGGGGCAGAGCCCTAGGGAAAGGAGACCAGGGCTCGCTGGGTGTGCTCATTgctgcctttcctttctctcccactcCCTTCACCCAGATGGCTCCTTCCCAATGAGCCAGCGCAGCTTCCCACCGTCCTTCTGGAACAGCACATACCAGCCCTCCTCGGTCccagccaccctgagcagcccccTGGCAGCTGCCGCCCACAGCGAGCTGCCCTTCGCCGCCGCGGCCGACCCCTACGCACCGGCCTCTCTGCACGGCCACCTGCACCAGGGTGGCCCCGAGCCCTGGCACcatgcccaccaccaccaccaccaccaccaccccccctaCATCGggacacagagcactgcctacCCCCGCCCTGCCGCCATGCACGAGGTCTATGGGCCCCACTTCGACCCCCGCTACGGCTCGCTCCTGGTGCCCACCGCCTCCGTCCGCCCCCACCGCCTCACCCCCGCCTCCGTGCCCACGCCGGTCAGCCCCCCCTGTGAACTGGGCAAGAGCGAGGCGGGCACCGCCGCGGCCTGGACGACACCGGGACCCTTCCCCAACACAGCGGGGGACATGGCACAGAGCCTCGGCCTCAATGTGGACGCAGGTAAAGAGCTGCCTTCGGCCCCTCCGGGTCCCCCCGGCTCAGCTGcacctctgctccctgcctccctcaCACCACCTATAGTAGTGGGGATGGACCCCCCATGGTGGGGTGGATGGCGTGCTGCTGTGGGGGAATAAATTGGGGGTGGAAGCCCCATGGGAGGCACCCGAGGTCTGCCCTGGGTGCCCTTCTTGGGGCTCTTAGGCCAGGCAAGCGAGGAAGGGGAGGGCGAGGATGGGACAGGGCAACACATACCCCCCCACGACACCCTTTGAATTTCTGGCACCCTCAAATGTGCTCTGAGGGTGCTGGTTGCTTTGAAGTACTCTTGTCCTGGCTCTGGCCCTGCTCTTGCCTTGAGCAGcaagagctgggagcaggacGGAGCCGCCCCAAAAGTCACCGCTTGGCTCCCTCCACGGGCTGCCCTGAGGGCAGGAGTGTGGgcagccacagcagagcaggCCCATTTCTAGACCCTGTGCAGGTTCATAAACTACCTCctctccttatttatttttttctcccagcttttgAGAGGAAAGCACAATTGCATTTGCTGAGCAAAAAGGGCAATGGTTTTCCCCAGGTACTGGTATCCTGCGTCTGGTGAGGTGCCTGGAAGTAAGGCTGTGTGGCCATAGCGGTGACAAAAAGGTGACACAGGCATAGCCAGCAGTGGCAGTTTCCCAGTCAGTGGTTGTGGAGGCAAGGAAAGCCCGCTCTGGTGGCAGTTCTCCATGCTGAAGTTGGGTTATTGCAGCCACAAATGGCTCCTTACGGTGGCCTCACTTCAGGCAGGAGGGATGTGTGCCTGCCTGCGGTCTAGCTTGggctcttctccctgctccatGGCCTCGTGGGGCTCTGGGGAGCCCGTGCTTTAGACTGATTCTCTGATCTCAGCTGGCAGAAATGCAGTTTGTCATTCTCTATCCTTAAACGCCTGTacctatttttcttcttccctttttttcttctctccgtTCTCAGGTTTGCAGCCTCAGGATAAAAGCAAGGATCTATACTGGTTTTAGAGCTGTCCTTCACTCTTCTTCCCCTGGCTCTCCCCTGTAGATCTCTGCCTGTTAGACATGGTGGCATTCAGAGCTGAAATCGGGTCAGTTTGTAACAGCTTCTGATCTTGGTTTGCAGCTCGCCGTTACTCCTTCTGTGGTGGATCCCTTCTGAGCTGATGTGCTGACTCAAAGACTCCCAGATCCCCCCTTGCCCTTTTCCAAGCCCACCGTGGCCCTGCAGCTCGGGGAAAGACAACGGGACTTAAAAGGACCTGGCATTGCAAGGACGGTACTTTAGActtatttcagagaggaaaatcCTTCTGTTGCAAGAGGAGAGCCAAAGACGTTGAACTTCTATTTAAGCAGACCCCACACCCAGAACTGCAGTCGGACTACTCTAAAAGAGTCAAATGACGTCATGGATGGTGATGCAAAACCACTGGCCTTCGTACAGGGGGCAGAGGaaatcatgggggttttttttagtggtgtgaatattttttttatggcagtgaaaattatttcttgaatGCAAACATGGGAAAGCTACTTAGCAGTTTTGAACTGGATTTTTACTTTACATTACAGAAAagtaaaaggagaagaaactggAGCTCACGAACATTTTTGGACTATCAAGGAACTGGTGTGATTTTTCAGCTTTGTGGTTGTGAGTGGCAAGTGTTTGGCCGGGGCCAGCTGCCCTGGGCTTACAGAGATGCAGCTGTTCCACGCACAACTGCTCAAACCCCAGAAAGACGAAAACCAAGGTGGCACTTCTCAGAGTTTGGCACAACATTTGCATTGGATATATAACGgttgtttggttgtggttttttggctttttttttacaagaaacaTTTTCTGGTGAAAGTAAAACCCTCTTaaagcagggggaggaaggaaacccGTGAAGAGCGGCTTGCCCTCAACCCAACAGCCTTTAAGGAGAACACCAGAAGGAAAGGCACGTGATGGACAATAGGTCTGAGTTGCCTCTAACATTTCTCTTTGTCTACTTGTTGCTGTCATTTTGTCACTTTaatagttgttttgttttgtttttttgaaagggggaaaaagataTCTATTTAACAGTAGGAAAGCTGCATTAAAGGTATCTCCTTCTTTCACCCTGTGTGCTTTTATGAAGAATTAAAGCTAAATAAGAGAAATGAGGCAAACTGGAAACTTCAGgatgaaataggaaaaatacCTGTCGTGTGGATGAAGTGAGTTATTTTATTACTTTGTATTAAAGATAAATATAAATCCtagcagctgaaaatattttcttagtgaGTAAAAAATATGGTGATAAATACAAAAGACGAGAAAATGCAAGATTGTTGCAGTGCTACATTTTAGTGTACGGCGTATCTGTAAGATGGGTTAAAGTAAGGGGGCTCCTCCGTAATAACAGATGTTTCTTCATGAAGCTGATAGGAGAGGGGACTGTAGCATTTAGCATTGCTATTGCACTGGTAAATTAAAATGCTATTATAGGGTGATGAATAATTAAtgaaacagagcagaaatggCAATTTCCCCCTGTGCTTAAAAGCTGACTTTTTTACAGGCAAAACGTCTGATCCCAACACTACcgtgctttggtttttttctggttttttctcAATGTAATGTCTTCAAAGGCTGACAAAGTTCAATGCATGTAAGAGAAAAGTCCTAACATTACCCCTCTGACACTAGGAGAAGCCATAGAAAATGGACTTTTGAGCTGTGATGAGAGTTTTTACCTTCCGCCACTCTCACATAATCTGGCATAAGGTTTGCCACGTGTCAGAAATGGAGTTATGAATAACCCAAACTTGCTTCTCCTAGGTTTCGGCTCAGCAATACCTCCATTTCTGGGAAAGAATAGGAATCCTAATAGTAAGATTAGTAGATTAAAATAAAGCAGTGTGAGTATATACTGTGAGAAGCTGGCAAGGAGCAATGTGTGTAGAGCATCCCCGGCCAGAGCTCGATAAATGGCAGGAGGTGACTTGCCGTGATTCCTTCAGCCAGACGTACCCCTGAACATTTCGCCCTCAGCCTCCAACTAGCCAGAGCCCAGACAAGCTGTAAAGGGCAAGGGAAGGGACTCCAGAATTTATATGACCGGTTAAACCAAAAATGTTCTGAGGCGTCTATCAAGAAGGAAGGCGGCAGCAGCACTTTGCGGGAGAAAAGTAACTAAAAATGGCATGTAGCGTTATGGCTGCAGAGGCTTGGAGATAACAGGATCGTTCTGTGAGCATTTTCCTGCGGGTTTTTTTAggctgtttttaaagttttttttacaaaaagtgATCTGGCTCTATCATTGGTTGTGCTTCACCACaatcattccttttttctttcttttttccccctctcttctgCAATTCATAATGAGGAGGGCTGGGCAATGCAGCCCAAATACGTTTGGAAATATTCATCTAAGCACAAACCAGCCATTTACTTCATTGGCATTTACAATTCATTTTGACTGTGAACGTTTTCAAGCGTGAGAATTTATGCAATGGATACATGAATATTGGTTTCGACATTTGTTCTTCGGGTActcttttttattgttgtattGTGAAAGCATCCAACCACCAAAGTCAAGATTGTGGCTCAAGGTGTTAGCTGTGCaaacaacttttttaaaatgctCCTACTCCAGATGGACTGCAGTCTGAAAGCGCCCATGCCCTGTTTTGGCTAATCCTTGcagagtttttctcactttctgttATTCTGACTCCAGGGCACTGCTCACAGCACTTACCTTTAAGGCTTGGGCGTGAGTCTTTGCAGGACTGGAGCCACAGCTCCTGGTGCAGTAAGAGCGCAAATAACCTCGGTGCCATTTCGCAAGTCTGTTTTATTCCTCTTTGCATCATAGGTTATTAGTTGCTTAATCATGAATGCTTGCAGGAAATCTGGAAATACAAAAATTCCCCCTTCTTATATGTTACATATGTCTTATCTGTCACGTGCTTATCACACACCGAAAGAGCAGGGCTGTGAGTCCCCAGTCCTGC
Coding sequences within it:
- the VGLL2 gene encoding transcription cofactor vestigial-like protein 2 isoform X2, with product MSCLDVMYQVYGPPQPYFAAAYSPYHQKLAFYSKMQEAPESGSSASASSSFSSHPAASIKEEDCSPEKERPPEAEYINSRCVLFTYFQGDISAVVDEHFSRALSQPSSFSIGSAKAARNAGSWRDGSFPMSQRSFPPSFWNSTYQPSSVPATLSSPLAAAAHSELPFAAAADPYAPASLHGHLHQGGPEPWHHAHHHHHHHHPPYIGTQSTAYPRPAAMHEVYGPHFDPRYGSLLVPTASVRPHRLTPASVPTPVSPPCELGKSEAGTAAAWTTPGPFPNTAGDMAQSLGLNVDAARRYSFCGGSLLS
- the VGLL2 gene encoding transcription cofactor vestigial-like protein 2 isoform X1, with product MSCLDVMYQVYGPPQPYFAAAYSPYHQKLAFYSKMQEAPESGSSASASSSFSSHPAASIKEEDCSPEKERPPEAEYINSRCVLFTYFQGDISAVVDEHFSRALSQPSSFSIGSAKAARNAGSWRDGSFPMSQRSFPPSFWNSTYQPSSVPATLSSPLAAAAHSELPFAAAADPYAPASLHGHLHQGGPEPWHHAHHHHHHHHPPYIGTQSTAYPRPAAMHEVYGPHFDPRYGSLLVPTASVRPHRLTPASVPTPVSPPCELGKSEAGTAAAWTTPGPFPNTAGDMAQSLGLNVDAGLQPQDKSKDLYWF
- the VGLL2 gene encoding transcription cofactor vestigial-like protein 2 isoform X3 — translated: MSCLDVMYQVYGPPQPYFAAAYSPYHQKLAFYSKMQEAPESGSSASASSSFSSHPAASIKEEDCSPEKERPPEAEYINSRCVLFTYFQGDISAVVDEHFSRALSQPSSFSIGSAKAARNAGSWRDGSFPMSQRSFPPSFWNSTYQPSSVPATLSSPLAAAAHSELPFAAAADPYAPASLHGHLHQGGPEPWHHAHHHHHHHHPPYIGTQSTAYPRPAAMHEVYGPHFDPRYGSLLVPTASVRPHRLTPASVPTPVSPPCELGKSEAGTAAAWTTPGPFPNTAGDMAQSLGLNVDAGKELPSAPPAIFLLPFFSSLRSQVCSLRIKARIYTGFRAVLHSSSPGSPL